A part of Quatrionicoccus australiensis genomic DNA contains:
- a CDS encoding phenylacetate--CoA ligase family protein has product MSYYDPLETRDPDEREADLMDKLARQVAHAKETTHYYFQALAGVNPYECTTREALARLPLTRKRDLIDLQKKTPPFGGLNSLPRHKAKRVFASPGPIYEIQGKDIDPWRMARVLYAAGFRDGDLIHNCFSYHFTPGAFIFEGGARKLGCAVFPGGTGQTEQQVQAMLDLKPEGYVGTPSFLRIIVEKAEELGANISFLRKACVSGEALPGVTRDWLRQRGISVRQCYATADIGAIGYETEAEEGLVVEEELLVEIVRPGTGDPVAPGEVGEVVVTTFNPDYPLIRFATGDLSAILPGRSPCGRSNIRLKGWLGRADQTTKVKGMFVHPEQVADLARRHPEIGRMRLVVDNPGGQDRMVLHCETALGNPELDKALVASLREVTKLRGEVAFSAPGGLPNDGKVIEDSRVY; this is encoded by the coding sequence ATGAGTTACTACGATCCGCTGGAAACCCGCGATCCGGATGAGCGCGAGGCCGATCTGATGGACAAGCTGGCGCGCCAGGTGGCGCATGCCAAGGAAACGACGCATTATTATTTCCAGGCGCTGGCCGGGGTGAATCCCTATGAATGCACGACGCGCGAGGCGCTCGCCAGACTGCCGCTGACCCGCAAGCGCGACCTGATCGACTTGCAGAAGAAGACGCCGCCCTTCGGTGGTCTCAATTCGCTGCCGCGGCACAAGGCGAAGCGTGTCTTTGCTTCGCCCGGGCCGATTTACGAAATCCAGGGCAAGGACATCGATCCGTGGCGCATGGCGCGCGTGCTGTATGCGGCCGGCTTTCGCGATGGCGACCTGATCCATAACTGCTTTTCCTATCACTTCACGCCGGGTGCCTTCATTTTCGAGGGCGGGGCGCGCAAGCTCGGTTGCGCCGTGTTTCCCGGCGGCACCGGCCAGACCGAACAGCAGGTGCAGGCGATGCTCGATCTGAAACCGGAAGGCTATGTCGGCACACCATCCTTCCTGCGCATCATTGTCGAGAAGGCCGAGGAACTGGGGGCGAATATCAGCTTCCTGCGCAAGGCCTGTGTCTCCGGCGAAGCGCTGCCGGGCGTGACGCGTGACTGGCTGCGCCAGCGCGGCATCAGCGTGCGCCAGTGCTATGCGACGGCCGACATCGGCGCCATCGGCTACGAAACCGAGGCTGAAGAAGGCCTGGTCGTCGAAGAGGAACTGCTCGTCGAGATCGTTCGGCCGGGTACCGGCGACCCGGTGGCGCCGGGCGAAGTCGGCGAGGTCGTCGTGACCACCTTCAACCCCGACTATCCGCTGATCCGCTTCGCCACCGGCGACCTTTCCGCCATCCTGCCCGGCCGTTCGCCTTGCGGGCGCAGCAATATCCGGCTCAAGGGCTGGCTCGGCCGGGCCGACCAGACGACCAAGGTCAAGGGCATGTTCGTGCATCCCGAGCAGGTGGCCGATCTCGCCAGGCGGCATCCGGAAATTGGCCGCATGCGTCTGGTAGTGGACAATCCGGGCGGCCAGGATCGCATGGTGCTGCATTGCGAAACCGCGCTGGGCAATCCCGAACTGGACAAGGCGCTGGTCGCCAGCCTGCGCGAAGTCACCAAGTTGCGCGGTGAAGTGGCCTTTAGTGCGCCGGGGGGCTTGCCCAATGACGGCAAGGTGATTGAAGATAGCCGGGTCTATTGA
- a CDS encoding CaiB/BaiF CoA transferase family protein: MSGSGPLAGIKVVEFAGIGPGPFCGMLLADMGAEVTLLERAGGTFASQLFGGGHKAVANRGKKSLCIDLKNPEAKALVMQLIGEADVLIEGFRPGVMERLGFGPDTCLALNPRLIYGRMTGWGQSGPLAARAGHDANYAALAGVLDTGRRHGGAPWAPPTLIGDMGGGGLMLAWGIACALIEARSSGQGQVIDAAMCEGAAVLAHGLFNLDALGEWQGKCAIDSSAPFYDVYACADGQWISVCPLEPQFYRTFLERLGLASDPDFSGQQYDTMRWPVMKQRLAAIFASAPRAHWEQVFDDTDDCVWPVLSMQDAPLHPHNQAREAFVDIAGVRQPAPAPRFSRTPGSIQSPPPLLGEHTQQRLLDLGLSSEEIARLVALGAVSVA; encoded by the coding sequence GTGAGCGGTTCGGGGCCGCTGGCCGGCATCAAGGTCGTCGAGTTTGCCGGGATCGGTCCCGGTCCATTCTGCGGCATGCTGCTCGCCGACATGGGGGCGGAAGTCACGCTGCTTGAGCGGGCCGGAGGCACGTTCGCCTCGCAACTGTTTGGCGGGGGGCACAAGGCGGTAGCCAATCGAGGCAAGAAATCCCTGTGCATCGATCTCAAGAATCCGGAAGCCAAGGCCCTGGTCATGCAGCTGATTGGCGAGGCCGACGTGCTGATCGAAGGGTTTCGTCCCGGCGTCATGGAAAGACTGGGTTTCGGGCCGGACACCTGTCTGGCGCTCAACCCGCGTCTGATCTACGGCCGCATGACGGGTTGGGGCCAAAGCGGTCCGCTTGCCGCCCGGGCTGGCCATGATGCAAATTACGCGGCACTGGCCGGTGTGCTGGATACCGGGCGTCGCCATGGTGGCGCGCCGTGGGCCCCACCGACCCTGATCGGCGATATGGGTGGTGGCGGACTGATGCTCGCCTGGGGAATTGCCTGTGCGCTGATCGAGGCCCGCAGCAGCGGCCAGGGCCAGGTCATCGACGCGGCGATGTGCGAGGGGGCTGCGGTGCTTGCCCATGGCTTGTTCAATCTCGACGCGCTGGGCGAGTGGCAGGGCAAGTGCGCGATTGATTCGAGTGCCCCGTTTTACGACGTATACGCCTGTGCCGATGGGCAGTGGATCAGCGTCTGTCCGCTTGAGCCGCAGTTTTACCGGACTTTTCTCGAGCGGCTGGGCCTGGCGAGTGATCCGGACTTCAGCGGGCAGCAATACGACACGATGCGCTGGCCGGTCATGAAGCAGCGCCTGGCTGCAATCTTTGCCAGTGCGCCGCGCGCGCACTGGGAGCAAGTGTTCGATGACACCGACGATTGTGTCTGGCCGGTCCTGTCCATGCAGGACGCACCGTTGCATCCGCACAATCAGGCGCGGGAGGCCTTTGTCGATATTGCCGGTGTGCGCCAGCCGGCACCGGCGCCGCGCTTTTCCCGTACGCCTGGCAGTATTCAGAGTCCGCCGCCGCTGCTCGGCGAGCATACGCAGCAGCGCCTGCTGGATCTGGGGCTGTCGAGCGAGGAAATCGCGCGCCTGGTCGCTCTCGGCGCAGTTTCAGTCGCCTAG
- a CDS encoding SPFH domain-containing protein — protein sequence MEFSAGFVVVLALLAFAVVTIAKGVRIVPQGEEWIVERLGKYHGTLKPGLNIVIPYLDKVAYQLVTKDIILDVQEQEVITRDNAVILTNAIAFIKVTDPVKAVYGITDFSEAIRNLIMTTLRSIVGEMELDEALSSRDKIKARLRESIADEAVDWGLTVKSVEIQDIKPSESMQRAMEMQAAAERERKAVVIRAEGAKQAAILEAEARLESAKRDANAQVMLAEASAEAIRRITAAIGDQTGPMSYMLGEKYIQALERMGEKDNAKVVVLPADLQEAVRGLFGRASGR from the coding sequence ATGGAATTCAGTGCCGGTTTTGTCGTCGTTCTCGCCCTCCTGGCCTTTGCTGTCGTCACCATCGCCAAGGGCGTGCGCATCGTGCCGCAGGGCGAGGAGTGGATCGTCGAACGCCTGGGGAAATACCATGGCACCCTCAAGCCCGGTCTCAACATCGTCATCCCCTATCTCGACAAGGTGGCCTATCAGCTGGTCACCAAGGACATCATCCTCGACGTCCAGGAACAGGAAGTGATTACCCGCGACAACGCGGTGATCCTGACCAATGCCATCGCCTTCATCAAGGTCACCGATCCGGTCAAGGCGGTCTATGGCATTACCGACTTCTCCGAAGCCATCCGCAACCTGATCATGACCACGCTGCGCTCCATCGTCGGCGAAATGGAGCTCGACGAGGCGCTGTCATCGCGCGACAAGATCAAGGCCCGGCTGCGCGAAAGCATTGCCGACGAAGCGGTCGACTGGGGTTTGACGGTCAAATCCGTCGAGATCCAGGACATCAAGCCCTCGGAGTCGATGCAGCGCGCCATGGAAATGCAGGCCGCCGCCGAGCGCGAGCGCAAGGCCGTGGTGATCCGGGCGGAAGGCGCCAAGCAGGCGGCCATTCTCGAAGCCGAAGCGCGCCTCGAATCCGCCAAGCGCGATGCCAACGCCCAGGTCATGCTGGCCGAAGCCTCGGCCGAGGCAATCCGCCGCATCACCGCGGCGATCGGCGACCAGACCGGACCGATGTCCTACATGCTCGGTGAAAAATACATCCAGGCACTGGAACGCATGGGCGAGAAAGACAACGCCAAGGTCGTCGTGCTGCCGGCCGACTTGCAGGAAGCAGTGCGCGGCCTGTTCGGGCGGGCCAGCGGGCGCTGA
- a CDS encoding NfeD family protein, giving the protein MTFEWWMWIVGGITLIIAELAIPAFFVIWFGLGALLVGLLMLLFPELSATAQVATWTLASLALVILWFKVFKQSFQKTRIGTADGEVIGEVGLLVGAVAPFARGKVRFQRPLLGSEEWACIADAAIAAGERVRVVAVEGSFLKVSKA; this is encoded by the coding sequence ATGACTTTCGAATGGTGGATGTGGATTGTTGGCGGCATCACGCTGATCATCGCCGAACTCGCGATCCCGGCTTTTTTCGTCATCTGGTTCGGGCTCGGTGCGCTACTCGTCGGCCTGCTCATGCTGCTGTTTCCTGAACTCTCGGCAACCGCCCAGGTCGCCACCTGGACGCTGGCCTCGCTGGCGCTGGTCATCCTCTGGTTCAAGGTATTCAAGCAGAGCTTTCAGAAGACCCGCATCGGCACCGCAGATGGCGAGGTCATCGGCGAAGTCGGCCTGCTGGTCGGTGCGGTTGCCCCCTTCGCGCGCGGCAAGGTGCGTTTCCAGCGCCCCCTGCTTGGTTCCGAAGAATGGGCTTGCATCGCCGATGCGGCGATCGCAGCCGGCGAACGGGTGCGCGTCGTAGCCGTCGAAGGTAGTTTTCTCAAGGTCAGCAAGGCTTAA
- a CDS encoding AEC family transporter: MNTALLLLPDFSLILLGAAIRRWMHLGDHFWNGVEKLVYFILFPALLINAIIKTRLDLGAALPLLATAFIAMAGAMLLGLLPKLFSRLPPLTFASLFQCGYRFNSYIALAVAGMLFGSPGIATMGLIVGTAVPVVNLVSVWMLARHGESGLWREVARNPLIWGTFAGFLLNLAGFVPPAPVQAFLGRLADASIALGLIAVGAALRLESSPGVRGFSLWLLAVKLLALPLIAVFVGQYFGLAGLNYQVVVLFAALPTASSAYILAMRMGGDGKSVAWLISATTLGSMLTLPLWAAYLLG, from the coding sequence ATGAACACCGCCCTGCTCCTGCTTCCCGACTTTTCGCTGATCCTGCTTGGCGCCGCCATCCGGCGCTGGATGCATCTCGGTGACCATTTCTGGAACGGGGTCGAAAAGCTGGTTTATTTCATCCTGTTTCCGGCTCTGCTGATCAACGCCATCATCAAGACCAGGCTCGATCTCGGCGCGGCGCTTCCCCTGCTGGCCACGGCTTTCATTGCGATGGCCGGGGCGATGCTGCTCGGCCTGTTGCCGAAGCTGTTCTCGCGTCTGCCGCCGCTGACCTTTGCCTCGCTCTTCCAGTGCGGCTACCGCTTCAATTCCTACATCGCACTGGCCGTCGCCGGCATGCTGTTCGGCTCGCCGGGCATTGCCACCATGGGCTTGATCGTCGGCACCGCCGTGCCGGTGGTCAATCTGGTTTCGGTGTGGATGCTGGCCCGCCATGGCGAATCCGGCCTGTGGCGGGAAGTGGCGCGCAATCCGCTGATCTGGGGCACCTTCGCCGGCTTCCTGCTCAATCTCGCCGGCTTCGTGCCGCCGGCGCCGGTACAGGCATTTCTGGGCCGCCTGGCCGATGCCTCGATTGCGCTCGGCTTGATCGCCGTTGGCGCGGCGTTGCGTCTGGAAAGTTCGCCCGGCGTGCGCGGCTTTTCCTTGTGGCTGCTTGCCGTCAAGTTGCTCGCCCTGCCGCTGATTGCCGTCTTTGTCGGGCAGTACTTCGGGCTGGCCGGGCTCAATTACCAGGTGGTGGTGTTGTTTGCCGCCTTGCCGACCGCTTCGTCGGCCTACATTCTGGCGATGCGCATGGGCGGGGACGGCAAGAGCGTCGCCTGGCTGATTTCCGCGACGACGCTCGGTTCCATGCTGACGCTGCCCCTGTGGGCAGCGTATCTGCTCGGCTGA
- a CDS encoding PhaM family polyhydroxyalkanoate granule multifunctional regulatory protein, protein MANDQNNDPLGFMRNMWGNMGFSLPGMVAPTFDVDELDKRIKDMKAVEGWLRMNLSMLQMTIQSLEMQRTTVSTVQAMGQMASEAAKSMAAGAPEEAPAVDPAQGGFSEAAMWPWQMMQQMREQLQQTAEAATQASAEAKPAEKPASRRSKKD, encoded by the coding sequence ATGGCAAACGATCAAAACAACGACCCGCTCGGCTTCATGCGCAACATGTGGGGCAACATGGGCTTTTCGCTGCCGGGCATGGTGGCACCGACCTTCGACGTCGACGAACTCGACAAGCGGATCAAGGACATGAAGGCGGTCGAAGGCTGGCTGCGCATGAACCTGTCGATGCTGCAAATGACCATCCAGAGCCTGGAAATGCAACGCACCACGGTGTCGACCGTACAGGCCATGGGCCAGATGGCAAGCGAAGCTGCCAAGTCGATGGCTGCCGGAGCTCCGGAAGAAGCGCCAGCGGTCGACCCGGCCCAGGGCGGCTTTTCCGAAGCCGCAATGTGGCCCTGGCAGATGATGCAGCAGATGCGCGAGCAACTGCAGCAGACTGCCGAAGCGGCGACCCAGGCAAGCGCCGAAGCGAAGCCGGCCGAAAAGCCGGCCAGCCGGCGCAGCAAGAAAGACTGA
- a CDS encoding response regulator transcription factor, giving the protein MLKLLVVEDHALVREGLVRLLGQIEEGAQVFEAADFESALNVLDGEGEFDLVLLDLALPGIDGFAGLDILRRRYPAMPVAVVSAFDDTPTVTRVMNLGASGFIPKAFSGEALLAAVREILAGNLFRPCGQVGARLDDAKPVPPSKVSVRPDEIGLTDRQAQVLALMVRGLSNRDIAEQLQLSEGTVKIHATAVFKALGVTSRTQALVAVARYGVDFESVF; this is encoded by the coding sequence ATGCTGAAGTTACTTGTCGTGGAAGATCATGCTCTGGTGCGCGAAGGTCTGGTGCGCCTGCTCGGGCAGATTGAAGAGGGGGCGCAGGTCTTCGAGGCGGCCGATTTCGAGTCGGCGCTCAACGTGCTCGATGGCGAAGGTGAATTCGATCTGGTCCTGCTTGACCTGGCCTTGCCCGGCATTGACGGTTTTGCCGGTCTCGACATCCTGCGCCGCCGCTACCCGGCGATGCCGGTGGCCGTGGTTTCGGCCTTTGATGACACGCCGACCGTCACGCGCGTGATGAATCTCGGGGCGTCCGGTTTCATTCCCAAGGCTTTTTCCGGCGAGGCGCTGCTTGCCGCGGTGCGCGAAATCCTTGCCGGCAACCTGTTCCGTCCCTGCGGACAGGTCGGTGCCCGTCTCGATGACGCCAAGCCGGTCCCGCCGTCCAAGGTCAGCGTGCGCCCCGATGAAATCGGTCTGACCGATCGTCAGGCCCAGGTCCTGGCGCTGATGGTGCGTGGCCTGTCGAATCGTGATATCGCCGAGCAGTTGCAGTTGTCCGAAGGCACCGTGAAAATCCATGCGACCGCAGTTTTCAAGGCGCTCGGGGTGACCAGCCGGACCCAGGCGCTGGTCGCCGTCGCCCGTTATGGCGTCGATTTCGAAAGCGTCTTCTGA
- a CDS encoding sensor histidine kinase yields MLKRKPETLALIVALIGTLIVLFVFLTDLLLARHRDTEAGERRLQHFGIMMAEHTARAFEAVDVLLREMAVDLSNNRRNWEKWEASQGWEYVAQRHSRAMPQLRDLIIFDRNGDQRFISTYFPTPHVNVQDLPYFEAIANGAESATYGPYVGRNSGRYIYAVGHRITGENNSFSGIAFAAIEPSYLQDFCWSNRLSDDFEAVLINAKGQIIASCRPTDLSRLSPILGSIAADTLFNGQLRGHVPETGQASGNDLLISVSPVPGFADLRILTAIPESTLLASWKSRLIELSTLAVLVATVLLVGGLLVRRQLREMAALTAELAAGHEHLEARVRTATVELAGQKDTAERANRAKSRFLAAASHDLRQPLHALSLFAADLQRQVRNGTTEALPRLAEQISTSTAMLGELLDSLLDISRLDVVGIKPEIRLFPLGPLFERLANSSRRAAVDRKQTLRFRPTLLWLESDPVMVERIIANLVSNALRYTPPGGRVLVAARQRGEEVLIEVRDNGMGIAPEHQAAIFAEFYQVGNAAREHNKGLGLGLSIVDRLARVLNASIVLNSRLGGGTNFALRVRGGRPAHEPVEPRPQTAGKVFCIGSSPAMLECIALAEHWDYEITHTDGGGDDILPRHSVIIADAELADDVARELTADTQLIVLVKDAQASVPPGAHALPLPVRPARFRALLGQLQKTLSKSTP; encoded by the coding sequence ATGCTCAAGAGAAAGCCGGAAACCCTCGCCCTTATCGTTGCCCTGATCGGCACGCTGATCGTTCTTTTCGTCTTTCTCACCGACCTGCTGCTTGCCCGCCATCGCGACACCGAGGCTGGCGAACGTCGCCTGCAACACTTCGGCATCATGATGGCCGAACACACGGCACGCGCCTTCGAAGCCGTCGATGTACTGCTGCGCGAAATGGCCGTCGACCTGTCGAACAACCGGCGCAACTGGGAAAAATGGGAAGCCAGCCAGGGCTGGGAATATGTTGCCCAGCGCCACTCGCGCGCCATGCCGCAATTGCGCGACCTGATCATCTTCGACCGCAATGGCGACCAGCGCTTCATCTCGACCTATTTCCCGACACCGCACGTCAACGTCCAGGACCTCCCGTATTTCGAGGCCATCGCCAACGGTGCCGAATCAGCCACCTACGGCCCTTACGTCGGGCGCAACTCGGGCCGCTACATTTATGCCGTCGGCCATCGCATCACCGGTGAAAACAACAGCTTCAGCGGCATTGCCTTTGCTGCCATCGAGCCGAGCTATCTGCAGGATTTCTGCTGGTCGAACCGGCTTTCCGATGACTTCGAGGCCGTACTGATCAATGCCAAAGGCCAGATCATCGCCTCCTGCCGTCCGACCGACCTGAGCCGCCTGTCGCCCATCCTCGGCTCGATCGCGGCCGACACGCTGTTCAATGGCCAGTTGCGTGGCCATGTCCCGGAAACCGGTCAGGCCAGCGGCAACGACCTGCTGATCTCGGTCTCGCCGGTACCCGGCTTTGCCGATCTGCGCATCCTCACCGCGATTCCGGAAAGCACCCTGCTCGCCAGCTGGAAGAGCCGCCTGATCGAGCTGAGTACGCTCGCCGTGCTCGTCGCCACCGTCCTTCTGGTCGGCGGCCTGCTGGTCCGGCGCCAACTGCGCGAAATGGCCGCCCTGACCGCCGAACTCGCGGCCGGACATGAACACCTGGAAGCGCGCGTGCGCACCGCAACGGTTGAACTGGCCGGACAGAAGGACACGGCCGAACGCGCCAATCGGGCCAAGAGCCGCTTTCTTGCTGCCGCCAGCCACGACTTGCGGCAACCGTTGCACGCCCTGTCGCTGTTTGCCGCCGACCTCCAGCGCCAGGTGCGCAATGGCACGACCGAGGCGCTGCCCCGGCTGGCCGAACAGATCTCGACCTCGACGGCGATGCTCGGCGAACTGCTCGATTCACTGCTCGACATTTCGCGCCTCGATGTCGTCGGCATCAAGCCGGAAATCCGGCTGTTCCCGCTCGGCCCCCTGTTCGAACGCCTTGCCAATTCGAGCCGGCGGGCAGCCGTCGACCGCAAGCAGACGCTGCGTTTCCGGCCCACCCTCCTGTGGCTGGAGTCGGATCCGGTGATGGTCGAGCGGATCATTGCCAACCTGGTCTCCAACGCCCTGCGCTACACCCCGCCCGGCGGTCGCGTGCTGGTGGCCGCCAGACAACGCGGCGAAGAGGTACTGATCGAGGTTCGCGACAACGGCATGGGGATCGCCCCGGAACACCAGGCAGCGATCTTTGCCGAGTTTTACCAGGTCGGCAACGCGGCACGCGAGCACAACAAGGGACTCGGCCTCGGCTTGTCCATCGTCGACCGGCTGGCCCGCGTTCTCAACGCCAGCATCGTCCTGAATTCGCGTCTGGGCGGCGGGACAAACTTTGCATTGCGCGTGCGCGGCGGACGGCCGGCCCATGAGCCGGTCGAACCCAGGCCACAAACGGCCGGCAAGGTATTCTGCATCGGCAGTTCGCCGGCCATGCTCGAATGCATCGCCCTGGCCGAACACTGGGATTACGAGATCACGCATACCGATGGCGGCGGCGACGACATCCTGCCGCGCCATTCGGTCATCATCGCCGACGCCGAACTGGCCGACGATGTCGCCCGGGAACTGACCGCCGACACGCAACTGATCGTCCTGGTCAAGGACGCACAGGCCAGCGTGCCGCCCGGCGCCCACGCCCTGCCCCTGCCGGTTCGCCCGGCCAGGTTCAGGGCCCTGCTAGGCCAGCTTCAGAAGACGCTTTCGAAATCGACGCCATAA
- a CDS encoding class I SAM-dependent methyltransferase: MSATPQRQFALQGAAVILVLSLAWPYFGWQVGAIPWLETSLAIGGVAFIFATLSRQPWWWRVMHAGFMPLIWLTQGLNIEPGWFLLAFVLLLLVYRGALSGQVPLYLSNRQTVQALADLLAERGPGRFLDLGSGLGSTTVPLADHLPDSHFTGYENAPLTWLVGRVLSLGRPNIQWRWDDLWQAKLGDYDVVYAFLSPAPMEKLWHKVEAEMAPGSLFISNTFPVPGRAPDRVIEVDCTPPRPLYCYQR, from the coding sequence ATGTCTGCCACTCCCCAACGCCAATTCGCCCTGCAAGGGGCCGCTGTCATTCTCGTCCTGTCGCTCGCCTGGCCCTACTTTGGCTGGCAGGTCGGCGCCATTCCCTGGCTGGAAACCAGCCTGGCGATCGGCGGCGTGGCCTTCATCTTTGCGACCCTGTCGCGGCAGCCATGGTGGTGGCGTGTCATGCACGCCGGCTTCATGCCGCTGATCTGGCTGACCCAGGGGCTGAATATCGAACCAGGCTGGTTCCTGCTCGCTTTTGTGCTGCTTTTGCTGGTTTACCGTGGCGCCCTGTCCGGCCAGGTACCGCTCTACCTGTCCAACCGGCAGACCGTACAGGCGCTCGCCGACCTGCTCGCCGAACGCGGCCCTGGCCGCTTTCTCGATCTCGGTTCCGGCCTTGGCAGCACCACGGTGCCCTTGGCCGACCACCTGCCGGACAGTCATTTCACCGGTTATGAGAACGCACCGCTGACCTGGCTGGTCGGCCGCGTGCTCAGCCTCGGCCGGCCCAACATCCAGTGGCGCTGGGACGATCTCTGGCAGGCAAAGCTGGGCGACTACGACGTGGTTTACGCCTTCCTCTCGCCAGCCCCGATGGAAAAACTGTGGCACAAGGTCGAGGCCGAAATGGCGCCGGGCAGCCTGTTCATCAGCAACACTTTCCCGGTGCCCGGCCGCGCTCCCGACCGCGTCATCGAAGTCGACTGCACGCCGCCCCGGCCGCTGTACTGCTACCAGCGCTGA
- a CDS encoding LysR family transcriptional regulator, translated as MSLDANDLLLFALIMETGSFARAAERAGLPKSTLSRRLTALEAKLGERLLTRSTRRLSITEFGERILEHAKRLLEETEAATDIAQHRQAMPRGVLRVSMPPDFVELDLTRLLLQYAAAYPEVRLELDLSPRRVDLLAERFDIAIRAASRLPDDNALVARQLCQMHNGLYASPAYLARYGEPTTPADLTSHIGLGLIGGNGDAVAWRLTRGNETWEGTPNGPLAANSPGLQRDLAAHGMGIVGLTDRFAENLVAQGLLKRILPAWQLPGITIWCVTPGRRLLPARTTAFIDLLRSVLNAGA; from the coding sequence ATGAGCCTGGATGCCAACGACCTGCTGCTGTTCGCGCTGATCATGGAGACGGGCAGCTTCGCGCGTGCTGCCGAACGCGCCGGCCTGCCGAAATCGACGCTGTCGCGCCGCCTGACCGCGCTCGAGGCCAAGCTCGGCGAGCGCCTGCTGACGCGTAGCACGCGCCGCCTCAGCATCACCGAGTTCGGCGAACGCATTCTCGAGCATGCCAAGCGTCTGCTTGAGGAAACCGAGGCAGCGACGGACATTGCCCAGCATCGCCAGGCCATGCCGCGCGGTGTGCTGCGCGTCTCGATGCCGCCCGATTTCGTCGAGCTGGACCTGACCCGCCTGCTCCTGCAATACGCTGCCGCTTACCCGGAAGTACGGCTCGAACTCGACCTGTCGCCGCGCCGCGTCGACCTGCTGGCCGAACGCTTCGACATCGCCATCCGCGCCGCCAGCCGCCTGCCCGACGACAACGCGCTGGTCGCCCGCCAGCTCTGCCAGATGCACAACGGCCTCTATGCCAGCCCGGCCTATCTGGCGCGCTACGGCGAGCCGACGACACCGGCCGACCTGACCAGTCACATCGGCCTCGGGCTGATTGGCGGCAATGGCGATGCCGTAGCCTGGCGCCTGACGCGCGGCAACGAAACCTGGGAAGGCACGCCGAACGGCCCGCTCGCCGCCAACTCACCCGGCCTGCAACGCGACCTGGCGGCGCACGGCATGGGCATCGTCGGCTTGACCGACCGTTTTGCCGAAAACCTGGTCGCCCAGGGCCTGCTCAAGCGCATCCTGCCCGCGTGGCAGTTGCCCGGCATCACCATCTGGTGCGTGACCCCCGGCCGCCGCCTGCTGCCGGCCCGGACCACCGCCTTCATCGACCTGTTGCGCAGCGTCCTGAATGCCGGTGCATAA
- a CDS encoding FMN-dependent NADH-azoreductase, with amino-acid sequence MKILQINASARSAGANSTRLADAVTARLLAANPQAVVELRDLAAQPHPVLDEPALGALFTPAEQRSPEQAARVALDDALIAQVQASDVIVLGVPMYNFGVPVQLKTWIDAIARAGVTFRYTENGPEGLLKGKKVYVALARGGLYRGTPADSQVPYLQSVLAFLGLSDVEFIYAEGLAMGAESAAKAFAEADAHLDQLFA; translated from the coding sequence ATGAAAATCCTGCAAATCAACGCCAGTGCCCGTTCTGCCGGTGCCAACTCGACCCGTCTGGCCGATGCCGTCACCGCCCGCCTGCTCGCTGCCAACCCGCAAGCCGTCGTCGAACTGCGTGACCTCGCCGCCCAGCCGCATCCGGTGCTCGACGAGCCGGCTCTCGGTGCCTTGTTCACCCCGGCCGAACAGCGCTCGCCGGAACAGGCGGCGCGCGTCGCCCTCGACGATGCGCTGATCGCCCAGGTCCAGGCCAGCGACGTCATCGTGCTCGGCGTGCCGATGTACAACTTCGGCGTGCCGGTGCAACTGAAGACCTGGATTGATGCCATCGCCCGCGCCGGCGTCACCTTCCGCTACACCGAGAACGGTCCGGAAGGCCTGCTCAAAGGCAAGAAGGTTTACGTTGCGCTGGCCCGTGGCGGTCTCTACCGCGGCACCCCGGCCGACTCGCAGGTGCCTTACCTGCAGAGCGTGCTTGCCTTCCTCGGTCTGAGCGACGTCGAATTCATCTACGCCGAAGGCCTGGCCATGGGCGCCGAATCGGCTGCCAAGGCCTTTGCCGAAGCCGATGCGCATCTGGACCAACTTTTTGCCTGA